A region of Arabidopsis thaliana chromosome 5, partial sequence DNA encodes the following proteins:
- the BIR1 gene encoding BAK1-interacting receptor-like kinase 1 (BAK1-interacting receptor-like kinase 1 (BIR1); FUNCTIONS IN: protein kinase activity; INVOLVED IN: negative regulation of defense response; LOCATED IN: plasma membrane; EXPRESSED IN: 23 plant structures; EXPRESSED DURING: 13 growth stages; CONTAINS InterPro DOMAIN/s: Protein kinase, catalytic domain (InterPro:IPR000719), Leucine-rich repeat-containing N-terminal domain, type 2 (InterPro:IPR013210), Leucine-rich repeat (InterPro:IPR001611), Serine-threonine/tyrosine-protein kinase (InterPro:IPR001245), Protein kinase-like domain (InterPro:IPR011009); BEST Arabidopsis thaliana protein match is: Leucine-rich repeat protein kinase family protein (TAIR:AT3G28450.1); Has 30201 Blast hits to 17322 proteins in 780 species: Archae - 12; Bacteria - 1396; Metazoa - 17338; Fungi - 3422; Plants - 5037; Viruses - 0; Other Eukaryotes - 2996 (source: NCBI BLink).), whose protein sequence is MMMGRLVFVIWLYNCLCLLLLSSLVDADQANIDCLRTFKSQVEDPNRYLSTWVFGNETAGYICKFSGVTCWHDDENRVLSIKLSGYGLRGVFPPAVKLCADLTGLDLSRNNFSGPLPANISTLIPLVTILDLSYNSFSGEIPMLISNITFLNTLMLQHNQFTGTLPPQLAQLGRLKTFSVSDNRLVGPIPNFNQTLQFKQELFANNLDLCGKPLDDCKSASSSRGKVVIIAAVGGLTAAALVVGVVLFFYFRKLGAVRKKQDDPEGNRWAKSLKGQKGVKVFMFKKSVSKMKLSDLMKATEEFKKDNIIATGRTGTMYKGRLEDGSLLMIKRLQDSQRSEKEFDAEMKTLGSVKNRNLVPLLGYCVANKERLLMYEYMANGYLYDQLHPADEESFKPLDWPSRLKIAIGTAKGLAWLHHSCNPRIIHRNISSKCILLTAEFEPKISDFGLARLMNPIDTHLSTFVNGEFGDFGYVAPEYSRTMVATPKGDVYSFGVVLLELVTGQKATSVTKVSEEKAEEENFKGNLVEWITKLSSESKLQEAIDRSLLGNGVDDEIFKVLKVACNCVLPEIAKQRPTMFEVYQLLRAIGESYNFTADDDILIPSESGEGDFIEELIVAR, encoded by the exons ATGATGATGGGTAGGTTAGTTTTTGTAATCTGGCTCTATAATTGTCTCTGTTTGCTGCTACTCTCGAGCTTGGTTGACGCGGATCAGGCCAACATAGATTGCTTAAGGACCTTTAAATCTCAAGTAGAGGATCCAAATAGATATTTATCGACTTGGGTTTTTGGCAACGAGACTGCTGGTTATATCTGCAAGTTCAGTGGTGTGACTTGTTGGCATGATGATGAGAATAGGGTTTTGAGTATTAAGCTATCTGGTTATGGTCTTAGAGGAGTGTTTCCTCCTGCGGTTAAGCTATGTGCTGATCTCACTGGTTTAGATCTTTCTAGAAACAACTTCTCTGGACCTTTACCAGCCAACATTAGCACCTTGATTCCACTTGTTACGATTCTAGACCTCTCCTACAATAGCTTCTCTGGTGAAATCCCTATGTTGATCTCCAACATTACCTTTTTGAACACTCTTATGCTTCAGCATAACCAGTTCACGGGTACTCTTCCTCCCCAGCTAGCGCAACTTGGACGGCTCAAAACATTCTCTGTGTCTGACAATCGTCTCGTTGGTCCTATCCCAAATTTCAACCAAACCTTGCAGTTTAAGCAGGAATTGTTTGCTAATAACCTGGATCTGTGTGGTAAGCCTCTAGATGACTGTAAGAGTGCTTCTAGCTCTCGTGGTAAAGTTGTTATTATAGCGGCAGTTGGTGGACTGACTGCAGCAGCATTAGTCGTTGgggttgttttgttcttctatttCCGTAAATTGGGTGCTGTTCGGAAGAAGCAGGATGATCCTGAAGGAAACAGATGGGCAAAGAGCTTGAAAGGACAGAAAGGTGTTAAG GTTTTCATGTTTAAGAAATCGGTTTCAAAGATGAAATTAAGCGATCTTATGAAGGCAACAGAGGAATTCAAGAAAGATAATATCATTGCAACAGGAAGAACAGGAACTATGTACAAAGGTAGGCTTGAAGACGGGTCTCTACTTATGATAAAGAGGTTGCAGGATTCTCAACGCTCTGAGAAAGAGTTTGATGCAGAGATGAAGACTTTGGGCTCtgttaaaaacagaaacttaGTCCCTCTCTTGGGCTATTGTGTTGCCAATAAGGAGAGGCTTCTAATGTATGAGTACATGGCAAACGGTTACCTTTATGATCAGTTACATCCTGCAGATGAAGAATCCTTCAAGCCCTTGGATTGGCCTTCAAGGCTGAAAATCGCGATTGGGACGGCAAAAGGATTGGCATGGCTTCATCATAGCTGCAACCCGAGAATCATCCATCGCAACATAAGCTCGAAATGCATATTGTTGACTGCAGAGTTTGAGCCAAAGATCTCGGATTTCGGTCTAGCTAGGCTGATGAACCCAATTGATACCCATTTAAGCACATTCGTCAATGGAGAATTTGGGGATTTCGGTTATGTTGCTCCCGAGTATTCAAGAACCATGGTTGCAACTCCAAAAGGAGATGTCTACAGCTTCGGTGTTGTGCTTCTAGAGCTAGTAACGGGCCAAAAAGCAACGAGTGTAACAAAAGTATCTGAAGAAAAAGCTGAGGAAGAAAACTTCAAGGGTAACCTCGTGGAATGGATTACAAAGCTATCAAGTGAATCAAAACTGCAGGAAGCAATCGACAGGTCCTTACTTGGGAACGGTGTGGATGATGAAATCTTCAAAGTACTCAAAGTAGCATGCAACTGCGTTCTACCGGAAATAGCAAAGCAGAGGCCAACCATGTTTGAAGTTTATCAGCTTCTAAGAGCCATTGGAGAGAGCTACAACTTCACCGCCGATGATGATATCTTAATCCCATCTGAATCAGGTGAAGGCGATTTCATTGAAGAGCTCATAGTTGCTCGTTGA